Proteins co-encoded in one Bacillus sp. FSL H8-0547 genomic window:
- a CDS encoding cell wall-binding repeat-containing protein produces the protein MKKMLVLTFMTAVFFLMSPALSQAASDFGSVQAKVSEKCNYDPKTQEGKFIPYQTGNCLLSNVALELEVPAEIVKAVATKESVDWQQFDANGDPIISGDGGIGIMQITVYPAGDKELLERNAVFNIYSGVKRLKDYMIVPIGTGKPAPVVQGDDPAAYLERWYFSALRYNGIKPKNSPLLICGGDGSRNSGAYQEELYSLLQSDSGKGIQDITTRISHIDMAPSDFSYTCGSADNIIFNKTSFTLNGPMTETKHLFNKNDTLITYNDDTADPKIRSGATGSAPLVKAGKGIAVKTAGEFVYDTASGSTNQFVWYPVQLKDSQTKGYIASSYLKRVTTRLAGDNRYNTAIEISKEGWKQSGTVVIATGQNFADALSGTPLAAKYNAPLLLVNSNPNAANTAVFNEIKRLKATKAILLGGSNVVSSTTENTLKELGLSVSRIAGSDRYVTSAKIAEQLSSATAVLAIGDNFADAVSIAPFAAKNGHPILLTRKSSIPTAVKPALAAANKAYVIGGESVISKEVFDSLAGKNPVRLSGKDRYATSKVIAQELPLGNNEIFAATGENFPDALSGAVLASKNNSSILLVKPTKPGLDVIDIYQSVTILGGPTLITPKMESDMINLLK, from the coding sequence ATGAAAAAGATGCTGGTTTTAACATTTATGACGGCTGTTTTTTTTCTGATGTCGCCCGCCTTATCGCAGGCTGCGTCTGATTTTGGTTCTGTGCAGGCAAAGGTTAGTGAGAAGTGTAACTATGATCCAAAAACACAAGAGGGAAAATTCATTCCTTATCAAACGGGAAATTGTCTATTGTCGAATGTTGCACTGGAACTTGAAGTTCCTGCAGAAATAGTAAAAGCGGTCGCTACTAAAGAAAGTGTGGACTGGCAGCAGTTCGACGCTAATGGAGACCCGATTATTTCAGGGGACGGCGGGATCGGCATTATGCAAATAACGGTGTATCCTGCAGGTGATAAAGAACTGCTTGAGAGAAATGCGGTATTTAATATTTACTCAGGTGTTAAGAGACTGAAAGATTACATGATTGTTCCAATTGGAACTGGCAAGCCTGCTCCGGTTGTCCAGGGAGATGATCCGGCAGCCTATCTTGAGAGATGGTATTTTTCAGCACTGCGCTATAATGGCATAAAGCCTAAAAACAGCCCTCTATTGATTTGCGGAGGAGATGGCAGCAGAAATTCAGGGGCTTATCAGGAAGAACTTTACTCCCTGCTGCAGTCAGACAGCGGAAAAGGCATACAGGATATAACAACCCGCATATCGCACATCGATATGGCGCCTTCAGACTTCTCCTATACGTGCGGATCAGCAGACAATATTATATTTAATAAAACAAGTTTTACACTGAATGGACCGATGACAGAGACAAAGCATTTATTTAATAAAAACGATACGCTCATTACATACAACGATGATACAGCCGATCCGAAAATCCGGTCTGGAGCGACTGGATCAGCGCCCCTTGTAAAAGCAGGAAAGGGGATTGCTGTAAAGACAGCGGGCGAATTTGTTTATGACACAGCTTCTGGTTCTACGAATCAGTTTGTCTGGTATCCGGTTCAGCTCAAAGATTCTCAGACAAAAGGCTATATTGCCTCAAGCTATCTGAAACGTGTCACAACAAGACTTGCAGGAGACAACAGGTACAACACAGCCATTGAAATATCAAAAGAAGGTTGGAAGCAGTCAGGTACAGTTGTAATCGCAACCGGACAAAACTTCGCCGATGCTCTTTCAGGAACACCCCTGGCAGCTAAATACAACGCTCCTCTACTTTTAGTTAACAGTAATCCGAATGCTGCAAACACTGCGGTCTTTAACGAAATTAAGAGACTTAAAGCAACCAAAGCCATTCTTCTTGGCGGAAGTAACGTTGTAAGCTCTACTACTGAAAACACTTTAAAAGAATTAGGATTGAGCGTTTCAAGGATTGCCGGTTCAGACCGTTATGTAACATCTGCTAAAATTGCAGAACAGCTTTCATCAGCTACAGCTGTTCTTGCAATCGGCGACAACTTTGCAGATGCTGTTTCAATTGCACCATTTGCAGCCAAGAATGGCCATCCGATTCTGCTTACAAGAAAGTCGAGTATCCCGACAGCCGTCAAACCGGCCCTGGCCGCAGCAAATAAAGCTTACGTGATTGGCGGGGAAAGCGTCATTTCAAAAGAAGTATTTGATTCTCTTGCAGGCAAAAACCCTGTCAGATTAAGCGGCAAGGACCGATATGCAACAAGCAAAGTCATTGCGCAGGAATTGCCTCTTGGAAACAATGAAATTTTTGCCGCAACCGGGGAGAACTTTCCTGATGCTCTGTCAGGTGCTGTTCTTGCATCCAAAAACAATTCTTCTATCCTGCTGGTAAAACCGACTAAACCTGGTTTAGATGTTATCGATATCTATCAATCAGTCACGATTCTCGGAGGACCGACCTTGATTACACCTAAGATGGAATCGGATATGATCAACCTCCTGAAATAA
- a CDS encoding cell wall-binding repeat-containing protein: MKVKLKRSLFLMFAFLLVFSNAVMAAGPTVQKGNANTEVQKNFGKQTLKNPDTGKQYKSSDKVRVIVEVEGEPAITYATKQGKKFDALPKAKQDELKADALKEQKAVKNQIASKNLGMKFEQEFTTVVNGFSGEVEYGKIALIEKLTGVNNVTIAHQYERPKAKPDMKYSKELVEARESWDLGYDGEGMIVGIIDTGLDPSHKDMILSEDTVPALSEGAVNDAKSELGLPGKFYTAKVPYGYNYMDENEEILDLGPGASMHGMHVGGTVGANGDEDNGGLKGVAPEAQLLALKVFGNDPEMPSTWGDIYIKAIDDAIGLGADVLNMSLGSTASFVLPEDPEQMAIARAVENGVVMAVSAGNSAHLGNGFANPYASNPDVGVVGAPGLSYDSLQVASLENSKIDLDAMKVDADGAPFGTIGYQKQDGPKFLDKFKGQKLEIVYVGDGQPAGYEGKDVKGKVVFVVRTGSYFYTNIQKTAEAQGAAGVIIRGLPAHGDYVNMALDKPVIPIISLSVADGNALEAQAKAGKKLEVTFGDDKVAAPNAEAGKMSAFTSWGVTPNLDFKPEITAPGGKILSTFQDNQYGIMSGTSMAAPHVAGGSAIVLEKVDELFDLDGAKRVQMAKNILMNTSQPVMDKGLVNDALGWEVPYSPRRQGAGLMKLYSALNTPAVVTESKTGEGKVALKEVGDQVEFTLDIKNFSKQAVSYDVKANVQTDFANGGSLGYNYDELEAQELIDAVIKVNGEETAKVDLAAGETKTVKVTLDTSNAKVLGDDFETPVSVKDVFKNGYFVEGFVTFSAEGLSQLTVPYVGFNGDWGKAPILDAMNFDTENETFYGDAGVVTRDGNSFNYLGFDAFNSKMPFDARKIAISPNGDGSQDEIIPVLSFLRNAKEVKFNVLDENKNQLRTIRTELEVRKHYFDGGSGPTYSLNPAAQWDGKVKNALVKDGQYYYEIAAAVDFPGKAPQKVHVPVIVDTVQPTLEAEFNKDTVTFEGSDDRSGLAYFDVLVNGESVIGKDKDGNPLTLAPTTKEFKIADLKAGSTVTVLAADHAGNTSAKEFKGVNDGTIPSIIAELPEALGTYDTSEVPVKGYITDESKVTNFTVAGKPVELKWNAELKRYEFDVKLTLEDGYHSVTMAGEDEAGNKISFIKRFFVDTTAPELTVEAPSSVSEATEKVTLKTTASDNFEELRVTVDGDEVFVNLLKEPYGMNKITKTLSTDVALQPGENTFMVEATDLAGHKTVKEVKVYRGDDKVSRISGKNRYETAAAISAEGWESSELVFLAKGQDFADALAGVPLAAQYDAPILLTDSKGLSGATKAELDRLGAETVVILGGTGAVSQAVEDQLEKLGYDVDRIAGKDRWTTAAAIAEEVAPDGSEDAVVVNGTSFADALAVASYAGQYGMPVVLSQKDKLPGASSKVLKELGVKNTLAVGGPVALADSVVKNLPGAERIYGKDRYATSVKLAEFFEPELDVVYAATGLNFADALAGGALAAKHESGVILVGKSLSSDVRKFFGENEIGEVKVFGGETAVSNDVLAEINQLVR; encoded by the coding sequence TTGAAAGTTAAGCTGAAAAGATCGTTATTTTTAATGTTCGCTTTCTTGCTGGTTTTCTCAAATGCTGTTATGGCAGCTGGTCCAACGGTTCAAAAAGGGAACGCCAATACCGAAGTGCAGAAAAATTTCGGCAAGCAGACACTTAAAAATCCTGATACAGGAAAACAGTATAAGAGTTCAGATAAAGTACGTGTAATTGTCGAAGTAGAAGGCGAACCTGCAATTACATATGCAACAAAACAAGGGAAGAAATTTGATGCTCTGCCGAAAGCTAAACAGGACGAGCTGAAAGCTGATGCTCTTAAAGAGCAAAAAGCTGTCAAAAATCAAATCGCTTCCAAAAATCTTGGAATGAAATTCGAACAGGAATTTACAACAGTCGTCAACGGTTTCTCCGGAGAAGTTGAATACGGCAAGATTGCTCTCATTGAGAAGCTGACTGGTGTAAATAATGTAACAATTGCTCATCAATATGAGCGTCCAAAAGCAAAGCCTGATATGAAGTACAGTAAAGAACTGGTTGAAGCGCGCGAGTCATGGGACCTTGGCTATGACGGAGAAGGCATGATCGTCGGAATCATCGACACAGGTCTGGATCCAAGCCACAAAGACATGATTTTAAGCGAAGATACAGTTCCTGCCCTTTCTGAAGGTGCTGTAAATGACGCTAAGTCTGAGCTTGGCCTTCCGGGCAAGTTCTATACAGCAAAAGTGCCATATGGCTATAACTATATGGATGAAAATGAAGAAATCCTTGACCTTGGACCTGGCGCTTCCATGCACGGCATGCATGTCGGCGGAACAGTAGGTGCAAATGGCGATGAAGATAACGGCGGATTAAAAGGTGTGGCTCCTGAGGCACAGCTTTTAGCTCTTAAAGTTTTTGGAAATGATCCTGAAATGCCTTCTACATGGGGCGATATTTATATTAAAGCAATCGATGATGCCATTGGACTTGGAGCCGATGTACTGAACATGAGCTTAGGCTCGACAGCATCGTTTGTACTTCCTGAAGATCCTGAGCAGATGGCCATTGCAAGAGCTGTTGAAAATGGCGTCGTTATGGCTGTTTCGGCCGGTAACTCTGCTCATTTAGGGAATGGCTTTGCAAACCCGTATGCAAGCAACCCTGACGTTGGAGTAGTAGGAGCTCCTGGTCTGTCTTACGATTCACTTCAGGTCGCTTCCCTTGAAAACTCTAAAATTGACCTTGATGCAATGAAGGTGGATGCAGATGGTGCTCCATTTGGTACAATCGGATACCAAAAACAGGACGGACCTAAGTTCCTTGATAAATTTAAAGGGCAAAAGCTTGAAATTGTATATGTAGGCGACGGTCAGCCTGCAGGTTATGAAGGAAAAGATGTTAAAGGTAAAGTTGTATTTGTTGTACGGACTGGAAGCTATTTCTATACAAATATCCAGAAAACCGCTGAAGCACAGGGTGCTGCAGGTGTCATCATCCGCGGATTGCCTGCACATGGCGATTACGTGAATATGGCTCTTGATAAGCCGGTTATTCCAATCATCTCCCTGAGTGTAGCTGACGGAAACGCGCTTGAAGCACAGGCGAAAGCAGGCAAAAAGCTTGAAGTAACATTTGGTGATGATAAAGTAGCGGCTCCAAATGCGGAAGCCGGAAAAATGTCAGCCTTTACTTCATGGGGTGTAACGCCTAACCTTGATTTCAAACCTGAAATTACGGCACCGGGCGGTAAAATTCTGTCTACATTCCAAGACAATCAGTACGGTATCATGAGCGGAACATCTATGGCTGCTCCACACGTTGCCGGCGGATCTGCAATTGTTCTTGAGAAAGTGGACGAGCTGTTTGATCTTGATGGGGCAAAACGAGTTCAGATGGCGAAAAACATTCTTATGAATACGTCTCAGCCAGTAATGGATAAGGGACTTGTAAATGATGCATTAGGGTGGGAAGTTCCATATTCCCCGCGCCGTCAGGGTGCAGGCCTGATGAAGCTTTACTCAGCGCTTAACACACCTGCTGTAGTTACAGAGTCAAAAACAGGTGAAGGCAAAGTAGCTCTTAAAGAAGTTGGCGATCAAGTGGAATTTACTCTTGATATTAAAAACTTCAGTAAGCAGGCTGTTTCTTATGATGTGAAAGCTAATGTTCAAACAGATTTCGCTAACGGCGGGTCACTTGGATACAATTACGACGAGCTTGAAGCTCAGGAACTGATTGACGCGGTAATCAAAGTAAACGGCGAAGAAACAGCGAAAGTTGATCTTGCTGCCGGTGAAACGAAAACTGTAAAAGTTACTCTTGATACTTCAAATGCTAAAGTTTTAGGTGATGATTTCGAAACACCAGTATCTGTAAAAGATGTCTTCAAAAACGGGTACTTTGTAGAAGGATTCGTCACATTCTCGGCTGAAGGCTTATCACAGCTTACTGTTCCTTATGTCGGATTTAACGGCGACTGGGGCAAAGCGCCAATCCTTGATGCCATGAATTTTGACACAGAGAACGAAACGTTCTACGGAGATGCAGGGGTAGTGACACGCGACGGAAACAGCTTTAACTACCTTGGTTTTGATGCATTCAACAGCAAAATGCCGTTTGATGCACGCAAAATTGCGATTTCACCTAATGGTGATGGAAGCCAGGACGAGATCATTCCTGTTCTGTCCTTCCTGAGAAATGCGAAAGAAGTGAAATTCAACGTTCTTGACGAGAACAAAAATCAGCTGCGTACAATCCGCACAGAGCTTGAAGTCCGCAAGCATTATTTTGACGGCGGCTCAGGTCCGACGTACTCATTAAATCCTGCTGCACAGTGGGATGGAAAAGTGAAAAATGCTCTTGTTAAAGACGGGCAGTATTACTATGAAATCGCTGCTGCGGTCGATTTCCCTGGTAAAGCTCCTCAAAAAGTACACGTGCCTGTTATCGTTGACACGGTTCAGCCGACTTTAGAAGCTGAATTCAACAAAGATACAGTCACATTTGAAGGATCAGATGACCGTTCAGGTCTTGCATACTTTGATGTCCTTGTTAACGGCGAGTCTGTTATCGGCAAAGATAAAGACGGCAACCCGCTAACTCTTGCACCGACAACAAAGGAATTCAAGATTGCAGATCTTAAGGCCGGTTCAACTGTAACGGTTCTTGCAGCAGACCATGCAGGAAACACTTCTGCTAAAGAATTTAAAGGCGTGAATGACGGAACCATTCCTTCAATCATTGCTGAGCTTCCTGAAGCACTGGGAACGTATGATACGAGCGAAGTGCCTGTAAAAGGCTATATCACAGATGAGTCTAAAGTGACGAACTTTACAGTTGCAGGCAAACCTGTAGAGTTGAAATGGAACGCTGAATTAAAACGCTATGAATTTGATGTAAAATTGACGCTTGAAGACGGCTATCACAGCGTGACAATGGCGGGAGAAGACGAGGCAGGAAACAAGATTTCCTTCATCAAACGCTTCTTCGTAGATACGACAGCTCCTGAACTGACTGTTGAAGCACCTTCTTCTGTTAGTGAAGCAACTGAAAAAGTAACGCTTAAAACAACAGCATCAGACAATTTCGAAGAGCTTCGTGTGACAGTTGACGGAGATGAAGTTTTCGTTAACCTTCTGAAAGAGCCTTACGGAATGAACAAAATTACGAAAACGCTAAGCACGGATGTTGCCCTTCAGCCTGGAGAAAACACATTCATGGTTGAAGCAACTGACCTCGCGGGACACAAGACAGTAAAAGAAGTAAAAGTATACCGCGGAGATGATAAAGTCAGCCGCATCAGCGGAAAGAACCGCTATGAGACAGCTGCAGCAATCAGTGCAGAGGGCTGGGAAAGCTCAGAGCTTGTCTTCCTTGCAAAAGGACAGGACTTTGCAGATGCTTTAGCAGGTGTTCCTCTCGCAGCTCAATATGACGCTCCAATTTTACTGACAGATTCAAAAGGTTTGTCAGGTGCTACAAAAGCAGAACTTGACAGACTTGGTGCAGAAACTGTTGTCATCCTTGGAGGAACAGGTGCTGTATCACAGGCTGTAGAAGATCAGCTTGAGAAGCTTGGTTATGATGTTGACCGTATTGCAGGTAAAGACCGCTGGACAACGGCTGCTGCTATTGCAGAAGAAGTAGCTCCGGATGGATCTGAAGATGCAGTCGTAGTCAATGGCACAAGCTTTGCAGATGCTCTTGCTGTAGCTTCTTATGCAGGGCAATACGGCATGCCGGTTGTCTTGTCGCAGAAAGATAAGCTTCCTGGTGCATCAAGCAAAGTTCTTAAAGAGCTTGGTGTTAAAAACACATTGGCAGTCGGCGGACCAGTGGCCCTTGCTGACAGTGTAGTGAAAAACCTTCCTGGCGCTGAGAGAATCTACGGCAAAGACCGTTATGCAACAAGCGTGAAGCTTGCCGAATTCTTCGAGCCGGAATTAGACGTTGTTTATGCAGCTACAGGTCTTAACTTCGCTGATGCATTAGCAGGCGGAGCACTTGCAGCCAAGCATGAAAGCGGAGTAATCTTAGTCGGCAAATCACTTTCTTCAGATGTGCGCAAGTTCTTTGGAGAAAATGAAATCGGCGAAGTAAAAGTATTTGGCGGTGAAACGGCCGTTTCAAATGACGTGCTTGCTGAAATTAACCAGCTTGTACGCTAA
- a CDS encoding cell wall-binding repeat-containing protein, with protein sequence MKSKSWMLGILLFVMLFLAPNTGFAEKVLVIDPGHGGKFSGTCGLTGNTTGFCEKNANLIVSQKVRDLLKTSGIKVYLTRDKDMEFASYLKKADGSTDGGDFDIRMRTANSFASGNNDNSVFISLHHNAHPSNPYVKGYETYFYNGVDHAKEEYPHDPMQIKYLGDNRRLANEIHPTVLAKLGSIDRGIMDDQSFYVIRNAQMPAVLVEMGFMTNREEEARIKTADFQNKAAQALATSVVNYFKVFEVYDMNSNKKLYTSKSKDQALTYAKKQSKPVRVFDKNAQKDIYKTTALYEVHHRTIGKLGDFYTSPDAMEYAQSYRNTRLVYKSTGFTLWSNFLPAKYELYVSGTKKGSYVDFEHARYIAEKNAPNARVINKVSGEIVFTNIANDKVTRKLPVTKLAGDDRYKTAISVSRKMYPAGFADSKPDKTILIATGTEYADALSAGPLSRKHGAAPILLVKGTSLGTDTVNEISRLKAKKAIILGGEVAVSKGIETQLQSMKLSTQRISGANRFETNQKILNEVGNVDGYFIASGRNYPDALGAAPIAAQKNWAIMLSDTKSLPSASSAKLKGKQALIVGGTSVLTSAVDTQVKNAGPSSYTRLAGENRYETLAKVLWKFDSSLSSDSIMVSTGANFPDALAAAPLSIITKAPLILTGPAINRPLETYIMEYGGKHHMEEMTLVGGAVPAEMSSEIFNRIR encoded by the coding sequence ATGAAAAGCAAGTCATGGATGCTTGGCATCCTTCTATTTGTCATGCTATTTTTGGCCCCGAACACCGGTTTTGCAGAAAAAGTGCTGGTGATTGATCCGGGTCATGGAGGCAAATTCAGCGGCACGTGCGGACTGACGGGGAATACGACCGGCTTCTGTGAAAAAAACGCCAACCTGATTGTTTCTCAAAAAGTAAGAGATTTACTTAAGACAAGTGGGATCAAAGTTTATCTTACGAGAGACAAGGATATGGAATTTGCTTCTTACCTGAAAAAAGCGGACGGAAGTACAGACGGCGGGGACTTTGATATCCGCATGAGAACCGCCAATTCATTTGCAAGCGGAAACAATGATAACAGTGTCTTTATTTCTCTCCATCATAACGCACATCCAAGCAATCCATATGTAAAAGGCTATGAAACCTATTTCTACAATGGTGTTGATCATGCAAAGGAAGAGTATCCGCACGATCCGATGCAAATCAAGTACTTGGGAGACAACCGCAGACTGGCGAATGAAATTCATCCGACAGTGCTTGCGAAGCTTGGATCCATCGACAGAGGCATTATGGATGATCAGAGCTTTTACGTCATCCGCAATGCGCAGATGCCTGCAGTCCTTGTAGAAATGGGCTTCATGACAAATCGTGAAGAAGAAGCGCGCATCAAAACAGCTGATTTCCAGAACAAAGCTGCACAGGCGCTTGCCACATCTGTGGTCAATTATTTTAAAGTTTTTGAAGTTTATGACATGAACAGCAATAAAAAGCTTTATACGTCAAAATCAAAAGATCAGGCCCTTACATACGCGAAAAAACAGTCAAAACCGGTCAGAGTTTTTGACAAAAATGCTCAAAAAGATATCTACAAAACAACGGCTCTCTATGAGGTGCATCACCGTACCATCGGCAAACTGGGAGACTTCTATACCTCACCGGATGCCATGGAATATGCACAGAGCTACCGCAATACAAGACTGGTCTATAAAAGTACAGGATTTACACTATGGTCTAATTTCCTTCCTGCTAAATACGAGCTATACGTAAGCGGCACGAAGAAAGGAAGCTACGTAGACTTTGAACATGCGCGCTATATTGCAGAGAAGAATGCTCCGAATGCAAGAGTCATTAATAAAGTTTCGGGTGAAATTGTCTTTACAAATATCGCAAACGACAAAGTGACAAGAAAGCTTCCTGTCACAAAGCTTGCCGGGGATGACCGCTACAAGACAGCCATCAGCGTGTCGCGGAAAATGTACCCTGCAGGTTTTGCAGACAGCAAGCCTGACAAAACGATTCTTATTGCAACAGGCACAGAATATGCGGACGCTCTTTCTGCCGGACCGCTCTCACGCAAGCACGGCGCAGCGCCGATTCTTTTAGTGAAAGGAACCTCGCTTGGGACGGACACCGTAAATGAAATCAGCCGCCTTAAAGCGAAAAAAGCGATTATTCTCGGAGGAGAAGTCGCGGTTTCAAAAGGCATTGAAACACAGCTGCAATCAATGAAACTCTCGACACAGAGAATCAGCGGAGCAAACCGCTTTGAAACGAATCAGAAAATCCTGAACGAGGTCGGAAATGTTGACGGCTATTTCATTGCTTCGGGCAGAAACTATCCCGATGCATTGGGGGCAGCACCAATCGCAGCCCAGAAAAATTGGGCCATCATGCTTTCAGATACAAAATCACTTCCAAGCGCGTCAAGTGCAAAGCTGAAAGGCAAACAGGCTCTTATCGTCGGAGGGACTAGTGTGCTGACATCTGCGGTCGATACGCAGGTTAAAAACGCTGGACCGTCAAGCTACACGCGTTTAGCCGGGGAAAACCGGTATGAAACGCTTGCTAAAGTATTATGGAAATTCGATTCTAGTTTAAGCTCAGATTCTATCATGGTATCAACAGGAGCGAACTTCCCGGATGCTCTGGCCGCAGCACCGCTTTCCATCATAACGAAAGCACCGCTGATTTTGACAGGCCCGGCGATCAACCGTCCTCTTGAAACGTACATTATGGAATATGGCGGCAAGCACCACATGGAGGAAATGACGCTTGTAGGCGGGGCAGTCCCTGCTGAAATGAGCAGTGAGATCTTCAACAGAATCAGATAA
- a CDS encoding SpoIID/LytB domain-containing protein — translation MNKVFMSIVALTLFFLFSEENAFAASGNPSEVSVSLKNYVGKAKEVTVTVDGEYMLSGESGYLLKKGSTYKVKNENGVLVLYSGSAKAKTLGSSGTFNPVKYGTDNVISINGRPYLGTMKFTVENSVYVRPVNQLPLEDYLKGVVPGEMFPSWPVESLKAQSIAARTFALKRINQTIDDTVSFQKYEGYIWSASAYGNTNTAVNRTKGQVLEADGKLIDATYSSSNGGRTENNANVWTSGTPLSYLPAKKDPFDPVNSWTVAVNEVQINPASLNLANPGSWWTAVKEKDEKYAAAIKTWLKTDKNYTGKDLKIVNVKNLAVSSEKTSGDRRKTGSYRLEFYVKNANGTYQMKDGKIATVVKEGVNVNISILRSMFGTTNFKSHLIDSLTFEKGVYTFSGRGYGHGVGMSQYGAKAMADQNQNYMQITDFYYPGTNYDNYIHSVTEEIEGEDRYETSSEISKFGWSTAKTVFIGRGDNPVDALTGSVLAKKFNAPLLLTNPNQLSDSVRQTLNAFDPAAIIILGGTTAVSAEVESELRNIAPAVERISGSERYETAAMVARQVGHSGEIFITSDSSDSPDALSIASYAAAEQIPILFAKKDAVPKAVSDYIKDSGVRKVTVIGGDVAVSAKVFADLETLVGKGNVDRVDGKNRYETSINIVKKYNLDTRKIFFAQGTEFIDALPGSVLAANTRSPILLVDQDSVPKPVSSYIYENMTFIPHIHYLGGKGAITAQNRINLQNWFLQ, via the coding sequence TTGAATAAGGTTTTTATGTCAATTGTTGCGTTAACACTCTTCTTTTTGTTTTCTGAAGAAAATGCGTTCGCTGCTTCTGGTAATCCTTCAGAAGTCTCTGTCAGTCTGAAAAACTATGTCGGAAAAGCAAAGGAAGTTACGGTCACAGTTGACGGTGAATATATGCTGTCAGGGGAATCCGGCTATCTTTTGAAAAAAGGCAGTACGTATAAAGTGAAAAATGAAAACGGAGTGCTGGTGCTTTACAGCGGAAGCGCTAAAGCGAAAACTCTCGGCAGCTCAGGCACGTTTAATCCGGTGAAGTATGGAACGGACAATGTGATCAGCATTAACGGGCGTCCATATTTGGGCACGATGAAGTTTACCGTTGAGAACAGCGTCTATGTGCGCCCTGTGAACCAGCTTCCGCTTGAGGATTACCTGAAAGGCGTCGTGCCGGGAGAAATGTTTCCAAGCTGGCCTGTTGAATCCCTGAAGGCGCAGAGTATAGCAGCCAGAACGTTTGCCCTGAAAAGAATCAATCAGACAATAGACGATACCGTCAGCTTTCAAAAATACGAGGGCTATATCTGGTCAGCTTCCGCTTATGGCAACACCAATACAGCTGTAAACCGTACGAAAGGCCAAGTTCTAGAAGCGGACGGCAAGCTTATTGACGCTACTTACAGCTCAAGCAACGGCGGCCGGACGGAAAACAATGCCAATGTATGGACGTCGGGAACGCCATTATCCTATCTTCCTGCAAAAAAAGATCCTTTTGATCCGGTGAACAGCTGGACAGTCGCTGTAAACGAAGTCCAGATCAACCCTGCGTCACTGAACCTTGCAAATCCGGGATCATGGTGGACAGCTGTAAAAGAAAAAGATGAAAAATACGCAGCAGCCATAAAAACCTGGCTGAAGACAGATAAAAATTATACAGGCAAAGACCTTAAGATTGTCAATGTGAAAAACCTTGCAGTATCAAGTGAAAAAACAAGCGGCGACCGGAGAAAAACGGGCAGCTACCGTCTTGAATTTTATGTGAAAAATGCAAATGGAACCTATCAGATGAAAGATGGAAAAATTGCGACGGTCGTCAAAGAAGGCGTCAATGTCAATATCTCCATCCTCCGTTCCATGTTTGGAACAACGAATTTTAAAAGCCACCTCATTGACTCGCTAACATTTGAAAAAGGCGTCTATACGTTCAGCGGCCGCGGGTATGGACATGGCGTCGGCATGAGCCAGTACGGTGCCAAGGCCATGGCAGACCAAAATCAGAATTATATGCAGATTACGGACTTCTATTATCCTGGAACGAATTATGATAACTACATTCACAGTGTTACTGAAGAAATTGAAGGTGAAGACCGCTACGAAACAAGTTCGGAAATCTCCAAATTTGGCTGGTCCACTGCTAAAACCGTCTTCATCGGCAGAGGAGACAACCCTGTTGATGCTTTGACAGGAAGCGTACTTGCCAAGAAGTTTAATGCTCCTCTGCTTTTGACAAACCCGAATCAATTATCAGATTCAGTCAGACAGACATTGAATGCGTTTGACCCAGCTGCCATCATCATTCTGGGCGGAACAACGGCTGTATCCGCAGAAGTTGAATCAGAATTAAGAAACATCGCACCGGCGGTTGAGCGCATCAGCGGCTCTGAACGCTATGAAACGGCAGCCATGGTCGCAAGACAGGTCGGACACTCAGGTGAAATTTTCATCACATCCGACAGCAGCGATTCACCTGATGCATTGTCCATTGCCTCTTATGCGGCAGCCGAGCAGATTCCCATTCTTTTTGCAAAAAAAGATGCCGTTCCAAAAGCTGTCTCTGATTATATAAAAGACAGCGGAGTGCGCAAAGTGACTGTTATCGGCGGAGATGTCGCTGTGTCTGCCAAAGTGTTTGCTGACCTTGAGACACTTGTCGGTAAAGGAAATGTAGATCGTGTAGACGGCAAAAACCGCTACGAAACCAGCATCAATATCGTCAAGAAATATAACCTTGATACCCGCAAAATCTTCTTTGCACAAGGAACTGAATTCATTGATGCTCTTCCGGGCTCAGTGCTTGCAGCCAACACAAGATCGCCGATCCTCCTTGTTGACCAGGATTCTGTTCCGAAGCCAGTATCAAGCTATATTTACGAAAATATGACCTTTATCCCGCATATTCACTACCTTGGCGGAAAAGGTGCAATCACAGCACAAAACCGAATCAATCTGCAAAACTGGTTTTTGCAGTAG